Within the Nyctibius grandis isolate bNycGra1 chromosome 4, bNycGra1.pri, whole genome shotgun sequence genome, the region ACATCCCATTTTCTATTCCATTTCCCAGCTATATTGTGCCTTCTCCCTGCAGAGTTCCCAGTGATATTTGGCTTTGCCCAGATATTCACCGTCTTCCCCTTTGCTCCAACTGGGACAGAAGTGTCGGCACTCCGATATTGCACGGaaggcttttaaaatgcctACATTAATGTTTAAGGTGTTATGTGTTAATAGAGCCGATACCTTCAACATCTATATGCTGAAATATCTGGGGCTATGTAATTAGATTAAGCAACCACATTCAAAGATATCTGAACATCTTTTCTTGCATTTGTATAGCAACTTCATAAACTCTAAAAGAGTAAAGCAAGCACAGACACATGCCCTATACAAGCTGCAATACAGACAATATTTTACACACTTCATAacaacagcaatgaaaatgatgccaattataaagaaaattatagaCAGACTCTTCTTGAGATAACAGTTATGCTGAACAATGAATCATCCTTTTATAGTCATGAGTAGAATTAGTAAGATGCGTAACTACAGCAGAATATAGATCAGCAGGTTTAGTCTGCTTACATATGTCAATCTGATCCACTGTTCTCTaggagaagcaaaagaaattaatatttttttaatccatgctGGCcctaattttaaacatttactgccttcttgtttttctggttagtttttttccccactgttaaTTTAGCTGGAAACATTAGGATTCCTAAAATGCCCAAATCTGAACAGGAATGCCTGATTCTCCTCTTCAAGCCAGCTTTTGCAAGGCTTAGATCCAGAACAAGGTGCACCCTGTGCCCCATGAAGATTACTTCACATTTACTCATCTCTTTGATGGTAAAAATTTTTCACCTTTCTTGTAATAAGACCAGAGCACCATTTCTTTACTCTCCACATACAAGCACTGTGCTCCATGGAAGGTCCTCTTCAGCTTGCAAATGATGATCATGGCAGCAGGGGGAATCAGGTCAGCTGGATCTTTCTCACCATCCTGTCCTTCCTCAGGGACCCTCTGTCCTCaggttttaagatttttttttcaccttgtaCTCcagattaaatttttttctctcttttttaacaCTTGATAGTTTAGCATTGTAACTGTCTGAAAATACATAAGTTTTAGTTCACAAGTATACACTTCTAATGTTTGaactaaaaaaatctaaacagtTTTTGACAGAAACTCTAAGAAGCCTCATTTCAGGAAAAGAGCACTCCAGCACATGAATAGCAAATTCTGCAAACTCATTTCAGTGCAGCCCTTAACACCTGGCATCTGCCTCTTTCGGCTGTCGGCTCCATGAAAGGAGActtcaaatttgtttttaacaggTGTAAATAATAGTCACAAGGAAGTAAGTTTTATAATACACAGAAGAGTCCAAAACAACTTTTACTGCATGTTCTAATTTGACTGCTTTGGTGCCTTTTGCGACTGCTGCAGTATGTCAAAAAAGCAAAGGTGGTGCCAATTCAGATCTGGCACACGCGGTTCTGAGTTTTTACGAAATCTTTTGCCGAccagttcttcctcatgtcttctTCAAACCTGGTTCTCTCAGTTGTTCAGAAGCTTAGAAGTCCCTATTTCACTACCGccatgcagaaaagaaatgcaagaaaaatattaaaagtcaGAAGCCCACACTCCAGTACTGTATTTGCTAGCTTGATGTGGTCCCTCCCACCTCACTATGGTGTGGTTTTGCTCTAAACACCCATCCTTCAGTTATATTCAGAGCACCCACCACAGTCAGGAACTCTGTTTAAAAGCCGTACAGTTCATTTCCTTCAGCCCCTACCCCACCAAAACACAACTTAACCTTAAACAATATTTTGATCTTGTTTCAgaaacttttgtttgtttctttctcctttgccttccattttcaaaacagctaaagatttgctgaagaaaaacttcactTCCCAAGCCTCCCAGAAGTTATTTTTGATACTGTATGTGTTACTTTTCCAGCAGTGGTTTATGGCTTGGCTTAGTGGATGCTCAAAAAATTGCACGAGTATTATTTCCCCTTAGCCTAGACTTCTCATAGCTCGGAACACCTCCACCCTGGAATACTTTTTACTGCTTCATATTTGCCTCTGGGCTTTGTGtttcccgccccccccgcccttgCCTAACTCAGAGGTAACACACATTTACTtactccccctccccaaattcATATGTTAGGTTAAATGCAGATAAATGatacaaatatttacaattCCTGTAAGTCTCTTTCGACCAAACTGATTTACGACAAATACGAGCAGCTTTGTATCCGAAACAAACAGTCAAGAAATCAGAAACATGTGGATGTAACTTTTAAAGACAATcctcaggggtttttttcttggtacACTGACTTCTTTCTCTGGATAAGTAAATCACATTGTACAAAGTATACAGTTGTCCCACTTCCGGCTAATTTACACTTGATGTTTCTGTGCACACTATGGCAGCCCTGGAccaaagcagagcaggaaaggCTTCAAGGCTGCACGTGAAGCCAGGTTTATCAGCTGTCTGCATTACTTACCTGCTAGAGCATCCTCAAGACCAGCTCAGGGCTCAATTTCCTGGCACACCTTTGAGAGGAAAGCCTTGAGAGTGGTGCTCTGCACTTCAGTGCGCATTATAGGATGCCCCGTGTGATGTGTGGCCAGGCCCTCACAGCATATGCCAGGCCCATAATTGTCAGTATATTATATCTGCCCTCTGTGCCATGTCACATACTTGACAGTGGGCAAAAAAGCAACCCGGGACAAACGGCTTTTGTTTCATGCCAGGAGGGTGATGTGCACATGGGGAAGCCAGCCTTGGGCAAACTGCTAGCTTCAAAGTACTGCTGGTTCTGGCAGCAAGTCCATGTGTCTACCTAATATATTCTTCGAATCTTGGAGGACAATTCATTGGACTGATGCTGTTATCTCAAAGTAGCTTTTATCTGACTAGCTCAAAGGTcaggaaatgccttttttttgtttgtaaactaacaatggagaaaaaaaaaggtattctaACTACAGTATGCATGTGaacattatttttccccaagcaACACAGTGTTTAACATTGCCGTTTATTAAGATACTGGCCTGCATTTTACAGTCAAAAAGACCTCTGTTATTTGCAGATCATACACAGCTCACGCTGCATGACTGAGCTTCTTTACACCACCACCCTCAAATACACTGACTATGCTGCGTGGGACCACCTCTGAGTGTGGGAAGGTGGGTTGCCTGTGaatattaaattacatttttccgATGAGATGGCAAAAACCCTGTTAATCAGTGCCAACTGTGGTGGTGTGGTGTACATACAGAACTGTGAACACCAGAGAACCGCGGGCATCGGTAACAGCTTTTAGCCCACAGTAAGCTAGATTAGAGGTAAAATGTTGTGCCCTCCTCCCAGACTCTAAAATCCTCTAGCTACCCTAAAAAACAAGTTGTTTTAGGAATGCACGGCTGCAAGAGGATCTGCTTCTCTCTTCACACAGAGTCAACCTCTGCTCAACTACAGAAACATTTGAGCTTTTTCAATAGAAACATGCACGTTTGCAGTTAGCCACGAGATGGAGCTCACACCTGCCCAGCACACAAATCCATGAACATCTGCAAAGTTCAAGCACTTCAGAGATGTTACAAAGGATGCAGTTTCTTCCACTTCATGAAAGTCAGAGGAAGTCTGTGATTAGCTGGATGTTTACAAATAAAAGGAGGATCTGGAGTTAGATCAAAGATAACTCTCCAGATTTGGCATGATATCAGGTTCCTGTACGAATAGCATCTGCATGGGTTACATTAAGTGGTTGAACTTGGCATATCTCATCATGTATtaataatgcttttttaatgcttaGCGCATTTATTAGAAGTCTGAAGattcagcctgaaaaaaaacaaaacacacaacacCCCCAGCTAAAAAGGTCTTCCAGGCTCCATTTAAAGGAGAAGCACCCACTGGGTTCTTCCTCACCCTGCTTTCTGCAATGTAAAAGGGACTcaagaagcaaagcaaagcactgTTCCAAAATCCGAAGGAGGTAGTACTTCAGGCTTAGTAAACAGGAGCAGTAGCGCTCAAAGCCTGTTCTCTGATGACCTAAGTAGCTTGAATGGTCCAATCATACCATACATACTCTTTACTGAGAAGTCTATAGTTCATTCAGGATCTTAGTGACTTTGACGCAGCCCCGGTGActggagagaaaagcagttcTGACATAAAAGATTGTGGTGTGTGAAATACATGGAGTTAATGTATATGTGTTTTAAGGGACACCTTTGTTTTGACTCTGTAACAAACCAACGTAGCTTGTGAGGTCTGGAAGGCCACAGACTATTCTACGTTCATAGTAGTGCTCTGTTTGAAGCTAGTATTTCTATTTGGGGTCTAAGCCACACTGAGCTTGATCAAATAAACATTCTGCAAAGGAAACTGCCTTTGAACTATTTAACTCCTTGCACAGCAAACTAAAGCTGAAAGAACTGTAACAACTGCTGTAAGATTTCTTGTGTCTTAATtgacttatttttcagtttttaagttGCTGTTCACCAGGACCTCTGTCTTCTCTGGCAGAACTGACCATGTTACCACCAGCCAGTAAAATCTAAGTGAAACACAACCCCATCTGAAAGCAGACTAGGTGGGGCTAATCCTCATACTTCCAGGCacacagcctgtgccagtgtcatGTTTTACAGCATTTGTAAGTGTACACAAATCATATTTAATGTACTTGATAGCAACGCAGCTCAGAGATCCACACTCTCTCCTGGGCTGTGGGATGTACTAAGACAATTTCTTCATCGGTTCCAAGGGTTCCTACCCTGTATTTCCTCCTTCTACAATACTACTGTATCTATAATTTTCCTGAAGGAGGGATATTCTAGATTTAATCTCTTAATATCTTTCCACtttgtataaataattaaataaccAACGGCTAGAAAGAAACCATAAACTCAGCAGTTTGGTAGTTGGGATTCTCTACCAGTAAGTACCAGTAGGAACCCCATAGGCAGAGAGGAAACCGAGGCACCATCTTTAGCATCCTGAATAAATGCTCTAACAATGACTTGTGTAAAAGGAAGGAGCGTAACCGATATCAGAAGTCTGGTGTATCTATTGCCAAAACCAAAAGTAATCTATGCTATTCAGCAAACTATTTTTAGCCAGCGTATCTGCATTTCCACAAATATTCATGGTCGTGGGGCTTTTGCCATGGAGAGAAGGACTTTATATTATTTCTCCCATTCATTTTCTGGGGAGTCAGAAGCAGAAGTCCCTCTGGTGACCATCCCCAACGTAGTGGGATGGTTAcctaaaaaaagagagaataggTATTACTGAGTTGTGGAGGTTCAACTAAACGTGTGAGAACTATTTAAAAAGGCACGTTCTTAGCCCTAGTCATTGctttaaaacaggaagaaagcGCATCTTCccatttcaaaaagcagaaggcaaataGAAGAGCCaaaaggattaatttttaaaatagcaaaccTTGTCATCAGGGGAGATGGGGGAGAAGAGATGGGGAAAGACTGATTGTTGCATCTTTCTTGTTggcaatgctgctgctgcagagaccTTGGCAATTGCTGACATGGGTGGCACTTTGCCTGACAGACAGGTTGAAAAACCAAGGATTTGCAGACAGTTCTGATTTTCAGTGGATTTCCCACAATCCACACAGCTTCCAGGACTTGGAGGCCTTTAAGGAATGCTCTCTTCTCACTCCCTGTCAGGAGTCTTGGGATGTCTACAGAACCACAAGACGTGCTTATCTGAGATCATCTCTTAtttgcaacaacaaaaaaagtacaCCCCAAAAATCTCATTGATACAAATCACAGTTGAGTTTGAGTAAAAACAATAGCAGCATCAGGACTTTGGTCAGAGAGGGAAATTCTTGAATGGCTCTGAAAGggctaaaatttttttttctcccatagGAAATGCCAGATGCAGCATTGTTTTTGTGGTTGTAGCTGTTAGGAAGATTTACTATAGTTTTAGTACGCCAGAAGGCACAGGAAAGGAttaaaccttttcattttcttgcaaGAGAATCAAAGCTACTGACCACTTCTGAAATTCTAGGTTCTTGGGTGAGGTGTGCCCTGCTAGCTTCGCAGAACAGACAGACAGTCAAAATCTGGCCTTGGACTATCTACTGATTTCTCATCTCATAATTTTGTTGTGTTCCCTTGAATACATTAatatgaaactttaaaaacatattttcaacgACTTTTATATAAGGAATGTGCACAAATTACTGAAAACCGTTTCTTTAAAAGCATGAGGCACAATATTGTTTTcctatgatttaaaaaaaaccccaaaccctaaAAGACATTTGAGGCAAAAATGACCCAAAGAAAGATCTGATACCATTTCTCTTGTAAAGTTGGCACTGGTCATTCAAGTACATGAAAAGGAACATGGGCTGTTTGTTTCAGGGCTGAATATTTATAGTCATGATGAACTGACTCCTGAGTCATGAGCTCTGCTGCCCTGTAACAAATTAAGATTTGTCTCTctgtatgaaaaaataaaataaaatcacaattGATTCCAGAATTGTAGAAGTGACTGTACAAGTGGCAGAAGACActtaatttataaaatgtgtCCTGGTTTTTGGCATCTTCCCCCTTCAAAATCTCAGCCTACTAACACATCTCAAGAATACCCTGCACAGCAATATTTTAGGAGTTTTTTgttagttgaaaaaaaaacacagaaaactgctTTATAGCCGAGAACTACAGAATTGTCAGCCTTcaaaaaaaacatgttcttaATTTCTAGCCTTCAGCAGCCTTTGTAAAGTCAAATTAGTCATGCTTCATCTTGTAGGTCTTTAAGTCTGTGACAAGCATCAAACCAACTGAGAATTAGGGAAGCcagaatatttgatttttaaccCTTTCAGATTAGGAAGCACTTAAAAAGTCAGAAGCAGGCACATGGGATAGAAACAGATACTGCCAGCATCTCCTTAACTTACGCAAGGAATTATCCCGAGCTTTCAATATTAGACCAAAAATGAGATGACTGCCTGCCCTTACCGCGGCACCCAGAGAAGTGCGCGTTGTGAGCGGCGAGGGGcacggggcaggaggagggctgaGGCCCAGCTGCAGAGCGTGCGGCACAGCTGCATCTGGGCCCACAGCTGGAGGGCACAAAGACCAGAGGAAGGCGGGAGCCGTTCCTGGTGTTTGGCCGGACAAGGGGCCCAGCTCGCCCCTGGCCTCGGGCCAGGCCAACCACACAAACCAGTCACGTGGAGCGCTAAATAGGCTGTTTCAAGGAAGACTAAGAAAGCTCCAGAGCATATCTGAGGGGTGAGCTGAACGCAGGAAGGTTTCCTGTTCCCATAAAGAGGGCAAATAGCATAGATGTGTCTCATTTGCATGTAAGAGGCTGGgctgccttttttccttgtcaGGAAATAGGAGATGAATGTAAGGAGAGTTCAGCTTCCACGAGGATGCTTGGGGGAGACAGAGACCGAATTAAGCTCACGACATGCTTTGATTTCTGGCACAGCTGGTTTTAAGCAAACGAGCCCCCTCCCAGCCACTCATTTCTCCCCTCATGCCACCCCTTCTATTGTGCTAGCACAAGATCTGACATAGAGCCGGGGAGGGAAGCACAGCAGGGAACTGGTCCAGCCAAAAAATAGCCCcacagggaataaaaaaaaagcccgtTGTTTGATTCAGTTCATTGTGAAGCTACATAAATATGTGCTTTCTGACAATGGAGGGGGTGGCACACATGGGATATGAGAGCTAAAACtaggtggggaggaggaaggggctgcCAGGGCTCAAGGTGGCACTGCCTTCAGAAGCAAACTAACGTCCTCCCCAATAGCTGAGATACTCATGATGGTTTGGCACTAGTGTGTTCAAATACAATAGTGTAGTCAAAGTATTCACTTTTataacaatgtatttttaatatattcccCAGGGCAGTACATTTGCTGTCTTCAgctttgaataaaaaatatgCTGAATTGTATTTTCTCCactaactgaaaatattaaatagacAAGTCCCCTAATAAAAGCATAAATTCTTAAAATTCTGTGATATTCTAATCTATTCAAATCAAGATTTCTCTACAGACCTGTTGGCTACAAATATCATTatacaaaatgtaaatactCTTTGAATTAACAAGTTGCCAATAAGCATTTACaagtatgtatatattttttaacatttgaaatgtctcctctgaaactgaaaaagaagcTCAACAGcttttgtgatattttaaagCTCATTCCAGGTCTTCATGAACTCTGTCTTTTTAACTTTCAGTAAATCCTGAAAGCTAAGAGCTAGGCTGGCTacttacaaattattttcagggTTGCAGCCCACACCACTgccaaaatgaggaaaatggaACAGAGAGAGGTCCTCCAAAAATAAGAATAGCAAATCCCTTAAAAATATAAGTCAGAGCATCCAgcaagtctttttctttctggctaAACCTTGTGCAATGTGATACACTTACACCTCCACTCAAAGATCCTTGAGTGCTTTTACACGCTAACAGTCCACGAAGTGCGGTAAGGAGATGCAAAGGAACTCTGTTATGATGATTAAGAAGTACAAATTTGTTAGAGGAAACAGAACtctaaatgaagtatttttgctTCCCCTTCACTATCTTTCAAGTAACAACAAGACTTCTAGGATATTATAACTgcaagtggttttttttcaggtctgCTTTTGTTCTGTCTCCTTAGTCACTAATTTTTATAATGGTAGGAGCATTGAAACGCTATCATTTCGCTCTCCTGTGGATGTTGTCCCATTCTGGGGAGAACACCCCTGTCCTCAGGAGTGACCAGCCCCAAGCTGCCTCAGCACCCACTCCTTCGCCCCACTCACAGTGGGCTAATTTCCTCCTGTCACTCCAAGCCTTTTCTTCCATAGTCCCATGCTGTTCCCCTGCGTGCTTTTACATGTCACCATAAATATTCTCCCCATCTACTTACAAGCCAGGCTGTCTTGTTTATGCCTTAATAGCTTTGATTTGTTCTCCTATACTCCCCTTGATCACTTTTCGGGCTACTTCAGTCATGCTGGTTTTCTCTGTCTACATACAAGTAGATCCACTCTTAAGCTTCCCTGCAGTGCAATTCATGCTCTTTTTGAGCCTCAGTCTGGACATTCATAAACGTGAACTCCAAGACACAGGTTTTTGTTTcacaagaacaggaaaaaacattaattcaaGTTCAGTTGGAAAGGTTTAACAAACTTTCCTTTGAAAGGCTACTACAACACAGCTTGTAATTGAAGAACAAAGGTATTCCAGGGTGTTTATGAAGTCAGATAGTACACATAAATACCATCATTCCCAGTTCCTCCATTTAACTTCTGCAGTTGGCAGGTCTACTTTCACTAGGAAGTAACCTTTTTTGTGAAACGTTTTTGGGTCAAGTTCAGACCAATACACTGTAAACAAGGGCTTCTGACCCTGATCAGGAGTCTCCATAAATCACCCTTAGCCCTGCAGTGTATTGAGGAACGATCTCTTAGTTTGCAGAGGCCACCTCCTCCTTTTCAACAAGGTCTTTAATCTAGGCTTTGCTGTGCCACTGCAGTCCTTCCAGCACAGGGGCTGGCTGTACTTGGTACACAATCTGCACTCCGAGTTTGTGCCACAGTGAGCTAATCACCCAGGCCGACAGCTCTCCCAGCCAAGCTGAGTCATTCTTCCTCCGGTCTCACAGGCATCTACAGGACATTTTatccctccatcccaccttTGGGATTTGCTTCCCACTGCACAGCTCTAATCCTGGCCCCTCAGCCTTCGCCACTCCCTCCCACTCAGGAcctcctctcccactcagcCTTCCCACTCCCCCAGTGCCACAAGACTCTTCTGCCAactcccccagcaccctccagtTCTCCCTCACTTTCCTTGGCTGCTTTTCCCAGTCCAGCCATAGCTGATACCATAAGGGATAATGGGCATGTCAGAGAATTGCTGTGTGCAGTGTATTAGCCCCCCCAACTCTTCCACTACAGCACTTGACTAACTACCTCATCTCTAAcaatcattaaatattttgtcttttgaagaGTCTTGTAATCACCTTAGCACTGATTCCACTGCtaaaaagtgttaaaatacCCATCCCACTTATTCTTTGAACTTTTACACACTGAGCTTCGGTCTGGGTTGGGGTGGGAAATGTGAGATAAATCCTAAGAAGGGAGAAGCTCTGAATTAACTGAAACGCTGGAGTGCATTCATGTTCGTGGTCTTTTTGGCCCCAGTGTTAATTCAGGACTTGGTTGGCTTCGGCACCATACAAGAAAACAGGCCTGAGCAGTTACAGCAAAACGCTAAAGGCCCGAACTGCACCCGAAGCAGTCAGTGTCCATGGAGCCAGCTGCTGGCTCAGTAGTGGGGTCTGGTGGCGGGGTCCTTCTCCATCACTGCAGAAACACACACGTCTACCAATCAAAAGGAATTCTAGTGCACATTTTAAACTGAATAAATGCAAGGCAACTCATACTAATTTAAATAGTTATAGTGGAGATTCTGAACTGTATCAATGTCTCTAAATAGTCTAACATTACAGCTCGATAGCCCTCGTAATCCCCAAGAAACAACAAGAGATCAAAACTCAACTCTGACAGCGACAAGTGCATGAAAGCCCTGGACTAGACCCTCAGCTCCTGGCTCCTATTCTCAACCCCACCACTAGCACGCGAGGtgatagaatatttcagttggaagggacctacaacaatcatctagtccaaccgcctTAATTGCTGATCTAAGTTGCTTTCCTCCCTCCATGACTCAGCAGGAAACAGCATTACTACCTTCTTTGAGAAAGTGAGATCTGCTGGGAGAAAGTACTgctaggttttattttttaatagttttctcCACCATTACGTATTAGGATCCTTTCCTCCCCCCATTAAAAATCATGCACTTAACAAACGTTTAGACAGCTGGTGCCTAAGAGTCAAAGCCAGTCTTTCTCTCAAAGGCCAAACTGCCTCACTGAATTGATGTCAGCTGGACTTAGTaggattttaaaattcacttaAATTAAGAGACAAGCTATGCAGATTAGGGCTATACTAGAATCAGAAAGGAATCTTAAAAGGCATAAAAGTCTTTACATTTATTAAGCAAACTCTGAAGTCTTTTCTTGTTATAGtcttgctgaaaaacagaacattCAGAAAGTATcatgaaaacaagaaacaaaaaacctaagGTTCACATGAGCCACAcgcccccttcccctccccgcccaAGCAATGGGACTATCTTCACACCCATCCCACTTTTAACGTTCCAACACAAGCAGGAAGGCACCATTTACAGCTAGGCTGAGAAATGCAGTCTTCAACGCACATCGCCATTCTGCATTCCTAGCAAGCCACCACAGCCACTCTTCCCTTGTATATTAGAATAAGCAGGTTATATATACCCACGTAGGTACAGACAGAAAACGGAAGGCCAACGTCAGTTGTACAGTTCTACTAGGACTTCAAGTCTGGAAAATGACCCCTCTGCTGGGAACTCCTCAGTTATCCCGACAGTCATTAACCAAAGTTTAACTGAGCCTACACGCTCTCACCCCTGGGACGCACATTCCAACAAAGCCAAGAAGCAGAGGACCAGGACAGCCCTTACAGCAGAGTCAGAGAGCAAAGGATTATTTCTTggcattggggttttttttcattttgaaaattaatttagggATTATGAACAATTATGCTCTCACACGTTAATCGCTGTGATCTAAAATTTTCACATGAAGAAACAACACATGGAAATATTAAAGCACTCATCTTATGGACATGGATCTGAGAACTGTTTAATAGCAGTCAGTGAAGGGGTAACATTGTGCTTTTAAtctacagtttaaaaataatgatttgtATATCTACTtagtaaaacaataaaattaagaaCAGAAACTGGTATTAGGAAACAGTGAAAATGTAATAATTAAACACATGATGCTTTTCAAAGCTATATACTTAACGAGCCTAAATAGACACCTATGGTTAAGagggtcttaaaaaaaataataaaaagagatacttattttcaatttttttttttcaatttttgtcTACTATACTGTATGCCTTGCTTTGGTGTTCTCTCTGCTGCCAACTTAATGCTTTAACAGTATGTTTATGCTTATGTTCTTTTCAAATGCTTGGCATTATAGTGAGATCTCATATCTTTCCTCAAATTAAATTTTGCTCCACATACTCCACATGTATACAGATGAACATCCATGTGCTGCTCCAGTTGCTCATTATTTGGGAATATCTGAAAGCAGACCTGGCATATAGTCTCTCCAGCTGATAAGTGAGATATCATATGCCGTACATGGTCATGTTTTCGGAAGTTGCCTTGATCACAAATGGAACAGACATACCTGGCCATGCCTTTGTGCATATCATTGTGGAGCCGCAACTGGCGCTCTCTTAAGAACTGCTTCCCACATGTCTGACAAACAAACTGTTTTTCCTTGGTATGAACAGTATAGTGTTCCCGCAAGTGGCAACGCTGATAAAATCCTTTCCCACAAAGATTGCAGAAATGCTTACGTCTGTGATCCCTCTCGTTCTCTTCCATCATGGAGTTCTTGAACAGATCTTGCTCCAGGCAGTTGGACATATGTTCAACCACTAggttttcagtttcaaaacGCTGACCGCAATTAGGGCATCGGAAAGGACAGGCAGAATGCTTGTATAACTGTTTTTTTTGAAGGCTGTTCATTTGGAAATGACTGTCCCTGAAGTCCTCTAGCATCTCTGCAAACATCATGTCCCTTATTTCTGACTGCTCCTCAGGGTTTTCTTCTAAGTCCATTTTCTCCTCAGAATTTCTGATACCATTCATGGTCAGATCCTGGGGTTCTCCACAGGTCTGTGCATGGTCCTGTAACTGCTTGCCTTTGACCAGTATTTGACCACACTTGCCACAAGCACATATATTTTCTATGTGTTTGGATAAATAATGGGAGGATAAATCTTCCTCGGTGATTGTTAGCCCACAAAGTTCACAGGGAGCGTTCTCCACGTCTTCCTGCACTGAAGGAGCCTTCCTATTAAGGTGCCGTGGACTTTTCAAACACTTTCTTTCATCCTCATCCATGGACAAACGGGGTTTTAAAGTCTTCCGagcatttctcttctctctgatCTCTTCCTCAACATAGTATCTGTAAAGCGGCTCTTCCTGTTCATCATCGAGGTCGTCGTTGTCGGAAGACTCATTGCAGTCTTTATCTGTCAccttaataatattaaaatccTTCAACTCATCTGCAGGATTGTCCTCTGGTTCCATCTTGATGATAATCCTCTTCCTCTCAGAGGCTCTACTTCCTTCTTCACCTGATGTCTCAGAAGCAACCgtactgctttttctgcttgtgaCGTTTGACACGGGAGACGAAGAATCGTCCGCAGCTTGGCTCGAGTCCcccttgtatttttctgtttgtgtggaGATTACTTTAGAAGTAGAGTCCTTTTCGTTAAAGTCTATTTTTTCAGCACTGTAGTACCTGG harbors:
- the ZBTB1 gene encoding zinc finger and BTB domain-containing protein 1 isoform X1 — translated: MARTSHSNYVLQQLNNQREWGFLCDCCIAIDDIYFQAHKAVLAACSSYFRMFFMNHQHTTAQLNLSNMKISAECFDLILQFMYLGKIMTAPANFEQFKVAMNYLQLYNVPECLEDIQDTDSSSLKCSSSASSTQNSKMIFGVRMYEDTLARNGSEANRWGMEPPSSTVNTSHNKEPDEEALQLSSFPEQLFDVCKKSTTSKFSHTKERVSHSRRFGRSFTCDSCGFSFSCEKLLDEHVLTCTNRHSYQSARYYSAEKIDFNEKDSTSKVISTQTEKYKGDSSQAADDSSSPVSNVTSRKSSTVASETSGEEGSRASERKRIIIKMEPEDNPADELKDFNIIKVTDKDCNESSDNDDLDDEQEEPLYRYYVEEEIREKRNARKTLKPRLSMDEDERKCLKSPRHLNRKAPSVQEDVENAPCELCGLTITEEDLSSHYLSKHIENICACGKCGQILVKGKQLQDHAQTCGEPQDLTMNGIRNSEEKMDLEENPEEQSEIRDMMFAEMLEDFRDSHFQMNSLQKKQLYKHSACPFRCPNCGQRFETENLVVEHMSNCLEQDLFKNSMMEENERDHRRKHFCNLCGKGFYQRCHLREHYTVHTKEKQFVCQTCGKQFLRERQLRLHNDMHKGMARYVCSICDQGNFRKHDHVRHMISHLSAGETICQVCFQIFPNNEQLEQHMDVHLYTCGVCGAKFNLRKDMRSHYNAKHLKRT
- the ZBTB1 gene encoding zinc finger and BTB domain-containing protein 1 isoform X3 codes for the protein MARTSHSNYVLQQLNNQREWGFLCDCCIAIDDIYFQAHKAVLAACSSYFRMFFMNHQHTTAQLNLSNMKISAECFDLILQFMYLGKIMTAPANFEQFKVAMNYLQLYNVPECLEDIQDTDSSSLKCSSSASSTQNSKMIFGVRMYEDTLARNGSEANRWGMEPPSSTVNTSHNKEPDEEALQLSSFPEQLFDVCKKSTTSKFSHTKERVSHSRRFGRSFTCDSCGFSFSCEKLLDEHVLTCTNRHSYQSARYYSAEKIDFNEKDSTSKVISTQTEKYKGDSSQAADDSSSPVSNVTSRKSSTVASETSGEEGSRASERKRIIIKMEPEDNPADELKDFNIIKVTDKDCNESSDNDDLDDEQEEPLYRYYVEEEIREKRNARKTLKPRLSMDEDERKCLKSPRHLNRKAPSVQEDVENAPCELCGLTITEEDLSSHYLSKHIENICACGKCGQILVKGKQLQDHAQTCGEPQDLTMNGIRNSEEKMDLEENPEEQSEIRDMMFAEMLEDFRDSHFQMNSLQKKQLYKHSACPFRCPNCGQRFETENLVVEHMSNCLEQDLFKNSMMEENERDHRRKHFCNLCGKGFYQRCHLREHYTVHTKEKQFVCQTCGKQFLRERQLRLHNDMHKGMAR